Proteins found in one Brevibacillus brevis genomic segment:
- a CDS encoding ABC transporter ATP-binding protein codes for MGEQLAFADVSFSYGDRQILDHFDLRVEKGEFVSLIGPSGIGKSTLFQLIAGLLEPGQGEIRLGSVPVANRLGQVGYMPQRDLLMPWRTIVENAALPLEIKGMTKKEAHERVRQQLPRYGLQDWADSYPAQLSGGMRQRVSFLRALFSGAEMMLLDEPFSALDGITRMDMQEWLMEKWQETGSTMLMITHDIDEAILLADRIIVLSGSPITKPIELTVPVSRPRTASSRNQAGFLALREQIWELLRQDRQSAMKPLRREA; via the coding sequence GTGGGAGAACAACTAGCTTTCGCCGACGTCAGCTTTTCGTATGGCGACAGGCAGATTCTCGATCATTTTGATCTGCGTGTGGAAAAAGGGGAATTCGTCAGCTTGATCGGTCCGAGCGGGATCGGGAAAAGCACCTTGTTTCAGCTCATCGCAGGTCTTCTTGAGCCGGGACAAGGCGAAATCAGGCTCGGCAGTGTACCAGTCGCAAATCGTTTAGGGCAGGTCGGCTATATGCCCCAACGCGATCTGCTCATGCCATGGCGTACAATTGTCGAAAATGCAGCTTTGCCGCTGGAAATCAAAGGTATGACGAAAAAAGAAGCGCATGAGCGTGTCAGACAGCAATTGCCAAGGTACGGGCTTCAGGATTGGGCTGACAGCTATCCAGCCCAGCTTTCCGGTGGCATGCGTCAGCGGGTTTCCTTTTTGCGTGCGTTGTTTTCAGGCGCAGAGATGATGCTGTTGGATGAGCCGTTTAGTGCGTTGGATGGAATTACGAGAATGGACATGCAAGAGTGGCTGATGGAAAAGTGGCAGGAAACAGGCAGTACGATGCTGATGATTACGCACGATATCGACGAAGCTATTCTACTTGCAGATCGGATTATCGTCCTTTCAGGTAGTCCGATCACCAAGCCCATCGAATTAACCGTTCCGGTGAGCAGACCGCGAACGGCGAGCAGCCGCAACCAAGCCGGATTTTTGGCATTGCGTGAGCAAATTTGGGAATTGCTTCGACAGGATCGCCAATCAGCAATGAAGCCCTTGAGGAGAGAAGCATGA
- a CDS encoding ABC transporter ATP-binding protein: MNTVIRTENLSKHYGGAYCVQRVNLAVGEGEVYGFLGPNGAGKSTTLKMLLGLVRPTEGSVSVFGKDFCRNRLEILSQTGSLIEAPSYYGHLTGLENMRVMQRLRDVPDKYVEKALQIVRLEKQKNKKVDQYSLGMKQRLGIAMTLLHFPKLVILDEPTNGLDPAGIGEIRELIQSLPHQYGMTVLISSHLLSEIEQVATSIGIIHGGKLLFQGSMEQLQRNSQPHVWMKTQDNEKARRVLQEMELSPSLQDGFLVMEGMEDREVAQTNRTLMMAGIDVYRIEVHKQSLESIFLSLTGREGSL; encoded by the coding sequence ATGAATACGGTGATTCGAACGGAAAACCTTTCAAAACACTATGGAGGAGCCTATTGCGTCCAGCGTGTGAATCTTGCGGTAGGAGAAGGGGAGGTCTATGGCTTCCTCGGTCCAAATGGTGCAGGAAAATCGACGACTCTAAAAATGCTGCTAGGATTAGTCAGGCCGACGGAAGGGAGTGTATCTGTATTCGGGAAGGATTTTTGCAGAAACCGACTTGAAATTTTGAGTCAGACGGGTTCCTTGATCGAGGCTCCTTCCTATTACGGTCATCTTACCGGCCTTGAAAATATGCGTGTCATGCAGCGGCTGCGAGATGTCCCGGACAAATATGTAGAGAAGGCTTTGCAAATCGTTCGTTTGGAAAAACAAAAGAACAAAAAGGTAGATCAGTATTCGCTCGGGATGAAGCAACGACTGGGAATTGCCATGACTTTGCTGCATTTTCCAAAGCTCGTTATCCTCGACGAACCGACAAACGGTCTGGATCCTGCGGGAATCGGGGAAATTCGGGAATTGATTCAATCATTGCCACATCAGTATGGAATGACCGTGTTGATTTCCAGCCATCTGCTCTCGGAAATCGAGCAAGTAGCGACGTCCATTGGCATTATCCACGGGGGGAAACTCTTGTTTCAAGGAAGTATGGAGCAGTTGCAACGGAACAGCCAGCCTCATGTTTGGATGAAAACGCAGGATAATGAAAAAGCGAGAAGAGTTCTTCAAGAAATGGAGCTTTCTCCAAGTCTCCAAGATGGCTTTCTTGTCATGGAGGGTATGGAAGATAGGGAAGTAGCACAGACAAACCGGACGCTGATGATGGCGGGCATTGATGTTTATCGCATTGAAGTGCACAAGCAAAGTCTGGAGAGCATTTTCCTCTCTCTTACTGGTAGGGAGGGAAGTTTGTAA
- a CDS encoding sensor histidine kinase, translating to MDGAARILRRYTGASILIAVFLLIVNYIILGTFVFKGINEGSPPIYVTQTVAEGLHVNGSHYTLEPNAREWLQKSQAWAMLIANDGKVLWDYAIPDQLPRTFSLAEVAQFSRNYLQDYPVFVWEHEMGLVVVGYPKDSLAKYQIHFPISWISDLPYRLLALLFGNILLAALLSLFIGSRLIRSIRPLIRGIHALSEDQHTHVEAKGVFSGIARSINHASALLQEKNALLKARDEARSNWIAGISHDIRTPLSMVLGYASELEESDVVPYEQQQKASIIRKQGEKLRSLVSDLNLVSMLEYEMQPIHPKPIRLSTLARQIVTDFLNNDLAETFTIELDVTTEQCFVMGDEKLLVRAITNLIQNSIVHNPSGCRIHVQTTLSPNQRNALLTITDNGKGIEQSMLPDLVELPYSSKRKSPLHNGHGLGLPMVARIAAAHHGHLLLTSDTGKGMTAELCFPLSS from the coding sequence ATGGATGGAGCCGCACGAATTTTACGTCGTTATACAGGTGCTTCTATCCTAATCGCCGTCTTTTTGCTCATCGTCAATTACATCATTCTCGGTACATTTGTTTTCAAAGGCATAAATGAAGGCTCTCCTCCCATTTACGTCACACAAACTGTCGCAGAAGGTCTTCACGTAAACGGTTCCCACTATACGTTGGAACCAAATGCACGAGAATGGTTGCAAAAAAGCCAGGCTTGGGCCATGCTGATTGCGAACGATGGGAAGGTCCTCTGGGACTACGCCATACCAGACCAATTGCCCCGCACCTTTTCCTTAGCAGAAGTGGCGCAGTTCTCACGAAATTATTTACAAGACTATCCTGTTTTTGTTTGGGAACATGAGATGGGGCTGGTCGTCGTGGGCTACCCGAAGGACAGTCTCGCCAAGTACCAGATTCATTTCCCGATCAGTTGGATAAGTGATTTGCCATATCGATTGCTGGCTTTACTTTTCGGAAATATACTGCTCGCCGCTCTTCTCTCGCTATTCATCGGCTCTCGACTCATTCGGTCAATCCGTCCACTGATTAGGGGGATTCACGCTCTGTCAGAAGATCAGCATACACATGTCGAGGCAAAAGGAGTGTTCAGCGGGATTGCCCGAAGCATCAATCATGCTTCGGCGCTTCTGCAGGAGAAGAACGCTTTGCTAAAAGCCAGAGACGAAGCACGCTCGAACTGGATCGCAGGAATTTCCCACGATATACGCACGCCATTATCGATGGTGCTCGGGTATGCCAGTGAATTGGAAGAAAGCGACGTGGTGCCTTACGAACAGCAACAAAAAGCAAGCATTATTCGAAAGCAAGGGGAAAAGCTCCGGTCTTTGGTCAGCGACTTGAATCTCGTCTCCATGCTGGAATACGAGATGCAGCCCATCCATCCCAAACCAATTCGGCTATCGACACTAGCCCGGCAAATTGTCACTGACTTTTTGAATAATGATTTGGCAGAGACGTTTACCATCGAGTTGGATGTCACGACTGAACAATGCTTCGTGATGGGCGATGAAAAACTCCTTGTCCGCGCCATTACGAATTTGATCCAAAACAGCATCGTGCATAACCCATCAGGCTGTCGCATCCACGTGCAAACGACCCTGTCACCCAACCAGCGCAATGCTCTCCTGACTATCACTGACAACGGAAAAGGCATTGAGCAAAGCATGCTGCCTGACTTGGTGGAATTGCCGTATTCGTCAAAAAGAAAATCTCCGTTACACAATGGTCATGGTCTCGGTTTGCCAATGGTTGCACGTATAGCTGCCGCTCATCATGGACACCTGCTGTTAACAAGCGATACAGGAAAAGGGATGACAGCAGAGCTTTGTTTCCCCCTCTCTTCCTAA
- a CDS encoding response regulator transcription factor, translating into MEEWKQKKVLIVEDELEIRNMIDGFLRKERFSRIFHAGSCKEALGIFASDKPDVAILDVMLPDGDGFGLLTSIRRFSQIPVIFLSARGGDEDRLLGLGLGADDYIVKPFLSRELVLRLLVILRRVYAPPQIERLPVFQLGDSIIDLEAATVTRDQQEYALTAKEHALLRKLYENRGRIVTSDALCQSVWGDDYYGYENTLMVHMRRIREKIEPCPSTPVYLLTVRGLGYKLLVKEES; encoded by the coding sequence ATGGAAGAGTGGAAACAGAAAAAAGTGCTCATCGTGGAAGATGAGCTTGAAATCAGAAATATGATCGATGGATTTTTGCGTAAGGAAAGATTCTCTCGTATTTTTCATGCGGGTAGTTGTAAAGAGGCGCTAGGGATATTCGCTTCGGACAAGCCAGATGTCGCCATTCTGGATGTCATGCTGCCTGATGGAGATGGATTTGGACTTTTGACTTCGATCCGTCGTTTCTCGCAAATCCCTGTCATTTTTTTGTCAGCGAGAGGGGGAGATGAAGATCGATTGCTCGGACTTGGCCTGGGCGCTGACGACTATATCGTGAAGCCATTTTTATCGCGTGAGCTCGTTCTTCGTCTTCTGGTCATTTTACGACGCGTTTACGCTCCTCCCCAAATCGAACGTCTGCCCGTTTTCCAGCTTGGTGACAGTATAATCGATTTGGAGGCAGCAACCGTGACGAGAGACCAACAAGAATACGCGTTGACTGCCAAGGAGCACGCCCTCTTGCGAAAACTCTATGAAAATCGGGGACGAATCGTCACGAGTGATGCCCTTTGCCAATCCGTCTGGGGTGACGATTACTACGGGTATGAAAACACACTGATGGTTCATATGCGGCGCATTCGCGAAAAGATCGAGCCATGTCCGTCCACTCCTGTATATTTGCTGACGGTAAGAGGACTCGGGTACAAATTACTCGTAAAGGAAGAGTCGTAG
- a CDS encoding ABC transporter permease has protein sequence MIFRCLGAEWVKLRRSRIWLVLLVLPVFSTLIGFANYWMNQAILQNGWYSLWTQVSLFYGEFFLPILIAICCSFVCRLEHVNRNWNVILTAPVSIPTIFFAKLVVVGVLLFIVQLFFFVLYICAGFMAGLHTHFTFPLEVFGWIMRGWLASLTIIAFQLWLSTRIPSFAVPVGISVCSVFVGLGLYVSGLGMLFPQSLLTIGMGVLSQESLTLGELGAFVVMCVLFVTSGCVLGIRRLTREGL, from the coding sequence ATGATATTCAGATGTTTGGGAGCAGAATGGGTAAAGCTTCGCCGTTCTCGTATATGGCTCGTTTTGCTTGTGCTACCTGTTTTCAGTACGCTGATCGGCTTTGCGAACTACTGGATGAACCAAGCGATCCTGCAAAATGGCTGGTACAGCCTGTGGACGCAGGTGAGTTTGTTCTACGGAGAATTTTTCTTGCCCATTCTCATCGCGATCTGCTGTTCGTTTGTGTGCAGACTGGAGCATGTAAATCGTAACTGGAATGTAATCCTGACAGCGCCAGTATCAATTCCAACGATTTTTTTCGCGAAGCTGGTGGTAGTTGGTGTTCTCCTTTTTATTGTGCAGCTTTTCTTCTTTGTGCTATATATTTGTGCAGGTTTCATGGCTGGACTGCACACACATTTTACGTTTCCTCTGGAAGTGTTCGGATGGATCATGCGAGGCTGGCTGGCTTCGCTCACCATCATCGCCTTCCAGCTTTGGCTTTCCACGCGGATACCGAGCTTTGCTGTACCTGTCGGCATTAGTGTTTGCTCTGTTTTTGTAGGGTTGGGCTTGTATGTGTCGGGGCTCGGGATGTTATTTCCTCAGTCACTTTTAACGATTGGCATGGGCGTGCTCAGTCAAGAGAGTTTGACGCTAGGAGAGCTGGGGGCGTTTGTAGTCATGTGTGTACTTTTCGTGACGAGCGGTTGTGTGCTGGGGATTCGTCGTCTTACGAGAGAAGGTCTTTAA
- a CDS encoding ABC transporter substrate-binding protein — protein MKPFNKWTKAFMALTLATGLAACGNQASSDAGQTQAPADKGTEPTELTIALDWYPNAVHSFLYAAEEQGYFKDENLKVTMQMPSDSNDPLKMAAAGKVDLAISYQPQLIQARAEGVPVVSVGALVRHPLNVIMTRQDSGIDTPQKLAGKNIGYPSLPLDESIVRQVVKHSGGDDSGLTFTDIGFDIVPALTAKKVDAVVGGYINHEQLILEKHGIPVNVFKPFEFGVPDYYELVLATSDETLGKKQKAVEGFLRAIGKGQDYVKNNKEKALDLLLAKQAADFPLEKDIETKSLDTLIPLMDAGEKPFAYQTAESWQTLIDWMKKEKLITTDVKAEEIMRDLVK, from the coding sequence ATGAAACCTTTCAACAAATGGACAAAAGCATTCATGGCACTTACATTGGCAACGGGTCTTGCTGCATGCGGCAATCAGGCGAGCTCGGATGCTGGTCAGACGCAAGCCCCTGCTGATAAAGGAACGGAGCCGACTGAGTTGACGATTGCGCTCGATTGGTATCCGAATGCTGTACATTCCTTCTTGTATGCCGCAGAGGAGCAAGGGTATTTCAAAGACGAGAACCTCAAGGTGACCATGCAAATGCCTTCGGACAGCAATGATCCGTTGAAGATGGCGGCTGCGGGCAAAGTGGATTTGGCGATCAGCTATCAACCACAGCTCATCCAAGCTCGTGCAGAAGGCGTTCCTGTCGTATCTGTAGGTGCGCTCGTTCGTCATCCGTTAAACGTGATCATGACGCGCCAAGACAGTGGAATCGATACTCCGCAAAAGTTGGCTGGAAAAAATATCGGTTATCCATCACTTCCACTGGATGAATCGATCGTACGTCAAGTTGTGAAGCATAGTGGTGGCGATGATTCCGGATTGACCTTCACAGATATCGGCTTTGACATCGTCCCAGCGTTGACGGCCAAAAAGGTCGATGCAGTGGTAGGTGGCTATATCAACCATGAACAACTGATTTTGGAGAAGCACGGCATTCCAGTCAATGTGTTCAAGCCTTTTGAGTTTGGTGTTCCAGACTATTATGAGCTCGTATTGGCAACAAGTGACGAGACTTTGGGCAAAAAGCAGAAAGCTGTGGAAGGTTTCCTGCGTGCGATTGGCAAGGGCCAGGACTATGTGAAAAATAATAAGGAAAAGGCACTCGATCTGTTGCTTGCCAAACAGGCTGCCGATTTCCCGCTGGAAAAAGACATTGAGACCAAGAGCTTGGATACCCTGATTCCGTTGATGGATGCGGGGGAAAAGCCTTTCGCATACCAGACGGCCGAATCTTGGCAAACACTGATTGATTGGATGAAAAAAGAGAAGCTGATAACCACTGACGTCAAAGCAGAAGAGATCATGCGCGATCTCGTGAAGTAA
- a CDS encoding ABC transporter permease, producing the protein MRTLWLEFYKIRHKRLFLMLAILLSIELAWGFMAVSTSMNKNPDAQTWSAILVTITAMNGLFLPIGSAVIVSRICDMEHKGRTWKLLMAASVSRKAVYAAKFVSAAVLMGSAVILQAMAIVAFGIGYGLAEPVPIGLLLCIVVGTTLTNLVVIALQQWVSLAIKNQAFSLCLGMIGGFIGMTASLFPPQVGRLFIWSYYVDFSPVAYQYVNETMLFTNREIGIHLPIIVVLMGIAFFLAGSIHISRQDV; encoded by the coding sequence ATGCGGACGCTTTGGCTGGAGTTTTATAAAATTCGACATAAGCGTTTGTTTCTCATGCTCGCTATTCTTTTGAGTATCGAACTGGCATGGGGGTTTATGGCTGTTAGTACGTCGATGAATAAAAATCCAGATGCGCAGACGTGGAGCGCCATACTGGTTACGATTACAGCCATGAACGGATTGTTTTTGCCGATCGGTTCGGCTGTCATTGTTTCACGAATTTGTGATATGGAACACAAGGGGCGTACATGGAAGCTGCTGATGGCTGCCTCTGTTAGCCGAAAAGCGGTTTATGCGGCAAAATTCGTCTCTGCGGCTGTTTTGATGGGGAGTGCAGTCATTCTACAGGCTATGGCGATCGTGGCATTTGGCATTGGCTATGGTTTAGCAGAGCCAGTCCCGATTGGCCTTTTACTCTGCATTGTCGTAGGGACCACACTGACAAACCTCGTGGTGATTGCTCTGCAACAATGGGTCTCTCTCGCCATCAAAAATCAGGCGTTCAGCCTATGCCTCGGGATGATCGGGGGATTCATTGGCATGACAGCGAGCTTATTTCCGCCACAAGTCGGACGTCTTTTCATCTGGTCGTACTATGTAGACTTTTCGCCCGTTGCGTATCAGTACGTGAACGAAACCATGTTGTTTACCAACCGTGAAATCGGCATTCATTTGCCGATCATCGTCGTACTCATGGGCATCGCATTTTTCCTTGCTGGGAGTATTCACATATCCCGGCAGGACGTATAG
- the tenA gene encoding thiaminase II has product MTTFTDRLRKSVAPIWERVHQHPFVTGLGDGSLPIGAFKYYMKQDYIYLIDYAKMFAIASVKAYDLETSSRFAALQESTLNTEMELHRQYAERFGISRAELEATEPSFVMLGYTSYMLRVAHQGSLADLVSALLPCTWSYWEIGKRLAQVEGALDHELYGEWVRMYSSDEFGQLAIWLIEIMNQLAEGKSEQELAKLEEYFVNTSKMEYMFWDMSYREEMWPWENN; this is encoded by the coding sequence ATGACAACCTTTACTGATCGTTTGAGAAAAAGTGTAGCCCCAATCTGGGAGCGTGTTCATCAACATCCTTTCGTCACCGGACTTGGAGATGGCAGCCTGCCTATTGGTGCCTTCAAATATTACATGAAACAAGACTACATCTATCTGATTGATTACGCGAAAATGTTCGCGATTGCCAGTGTGAAGGCGTACGATCTGGAAACAAGCTCTCGCTTTGCTGCTTTGCAAGAATCGACGCTGAACACAGAGATGGAGCTGCATCGTCAGTATGCCGAGCGCTTTGGCATCTCTCGCGCGGAGCTGGAAGCGACAGAGCCTTCCTTTGTGATGCTCGGGTACACCAGCTACATGCTGCGTGTCGCTCATCAAGGGTCGTTGGCCGACTTGGTGAGTGCACTACTCCCATGCACATGGAGCTATTGGGAAATCGGAAAGCGCTTGGCACAAGTAGAAGGAGCGCTGGATCACGAACTGTATGGCGAATGGGTACGTATGTACAGCTCTGATGAATTTGGGCAGTTGGCGATTTGGCTGATTGAGATCATGAACCAATTGGCGGAAGGTAAGAGCGAGCAAGAACTGGCCAAACTGGAGGAGTATTTCGTCAACACCTCCAAAATGGAGTACATGTTCTGGGACATGTCCTACAGAGAGGAAATGTGGCCGTGGGAGAACAACTAG
- a CDS encoding ABC transporter permease, with product MGRGIWFGISIAIFLLTWEAGCRFLGVPPFILPPPSAVVVSLWDLRTSLVGVHLWATLKEVLLGLSISIVFGISLAFAMIRSRIVERLVYPYIVISQTIPIIALSPVFILWFGYDLSGKIAVTILFTFFPIVVNTYDGLRSTDKEMLQLLKTMGATNGQIFTKLQLPSSLPHFFSGLKVAATYSVAGATIGEWLGASEGLGYFGRRASGNFQAPALFASVLLLSILGMLLFWLVGRIERHFSPHMKIKGEQQ from the coding sequence ATGGGGAGAGGCATTTGGTTTGGCATCTCCATCGCCATTTTTCTCCTGACGTGGGAAGCTGGATGTCGCTTCCTAGGGGTGCCGCCATTCATTTTACCGCCACCTAGCGCTGTGGTCGTATCGTTGTGGGATTTACGTACCTCTTTAGTAGGTGTACATCTTTGGGCGACGTTAAAGGAAGTGTTACTGGGGCTATCGATCTCGATTGTATTTGGAATCTCACTTGCCTTTGCAATGATTCGCAGTCGGATTGTGGAGCGTCTGGTCTATCCGTACATCGTTATTTCCCAAACAATCCCAATCATCGCATTATCACCTGTATTTATTTTGTGGTTCGGGTATGATTTATCTGGAAAAATCGCTGTAACGATTCTGTTTACTTTCTTTCCGATCGTTGTCAACACGTATGATGGACTTCGCTCGACTGACAAGGAAATGCTCCAGTTGTTAAAAACAATGGGGGCAACGAACGGACAAATTTTCACCAAGCTGCAACTCCCGTCGAGTTTACCCCATTTCTTCAGTGGTCTGAAAGTGGCAGCTACTTACAGTGTGGCTGGGGCGACGATTGGGGAATGGCTGGGAGCGAGCGAGGGACTCGGGTACTTTGGGAGACGGGCATCCGGCAATTTTCAGGCACCCGCGTTGTTTGCCTCGGTCCTGTTACTCTCCATTCTCGGCATGCTGCTGTTTTGGCTAGTTGGACGAATCGAACGTCATTTTTCCCCGCATATGAAAATCAAAGGAGAACAACAATGA
- the dacB gene encoding D-alanyl-D-alanine carboxypeptidase/D-alanyl-D-alanine-endopeptidase, giving the protein MNHLFAFRRVGTWFFVLALLLQVAASPALAKEEAASSSPLALSIEKFLADLKNDENSKGMYAGIAVYDLTDKKYVYTHNAKRNFIPASNMKLFTTIAGLDKLGPDYQWKTEVFVSGKVNNGGVLQGDLILKGYGDPSLKPEDLQQMAKAIKDLGIKRINGNLLLDDSYFDETRLGTSWMWDDEPYGYSAQISGLAVNKNVATLTAIPGKTVNDAPVLTMNPATTYITVTNQLKTTAGKESNVLIERPRGKNEIIVSGTIGMEAAPYAEDVTMEDPALYVGDLWKDQLLKQGIALHPKTEVKKNVLQSGVPLYTHLSKPLGEITVELNKDSDNFYAEMLVKTLGVTQKGEGSFEAGSEAVADVMKRAGIESGFRQVDGSGLSRFNMITPEQIIETLIFLQEQEYRTELEKSLPIAGVDGTLKNRMKGTGAEKNLVAKTGSLSGVNTMSGYVTAKNGHKLAFSILINGIYKSKYARELQDRIGILLTTYPDIAAPEGFSPPEKKTYPLSAMIDPILDTPEAAGVTAGVMIKSLDSTGDPVLYERDADTLLTPASNLKLLTTATALNQFGSDYVFKTEVYGDAPITSTGIQQGNLYVKGYGDPTLHTENALKAQEGVSIEKIAGWLKQQGITRINGNLVMDDSYFDQQRLGLGWAWDDESYYYNPTIGALAMNRGTVMIEFKPANDAGEPVKINVLPKTAYVQVINEAKTVQKGEENTFAILRDRGTNTIRLSGNLPLDHEGDYERVPVEEPAKYVGTVLKETLEQEGIAFAPKSEVLIQPVPPAAVKWTQFESLPLKEIVQYLNKRSDNYYAEMLLKTLGAAKKGIGSAANGAEVVQETVASLGGNTTFDMMDGSGLTRYNLISARQIASVLEGMTTESNFAAYDESLPIAGIDGTLKSRLKDTAAANNLHAKTGSMTGVNTLSGYITTKGKEKLIVSIMFNGYVEDEELFTKMQDQIITVLANYE; this is encoded by the coding sequence ATGAATCATTTATTTGCTTTTCGACGTGTCGGTACGTGGTTTTTCGTGTTGGCTCTCTTGTTGCAGGTAGCAGCTTCGCCTGCGCTAGCCAAGGAAGAGGCCGCTTCTTCTAGTCCTCTTGCACTCAGCATAGAAAAATTCCTCGCCGATTTGAAAAACGATGAGAATAGCAAGGGAATGTACGCTGGAATCGCGGTCTACGATCTAACCGACAAAAAGTACGTATATACGCACAATGCCAAACGTAATTTTATCCCGGCCTCCAACATGAAGCTGTTTACGACAATTGCAGGTCTGGATAAACTAGGGCCAGACTATCAGTGGAAGACCGAGGTGTTTGTTTCGGGAAAGGTAAATAACGGTGGAGTTTTGCAAGGAGATCTGATTTTAAAAGGCTATGGGGACCCTAGTCTGAAGCCAGAAGATTTGCAGCAAATGGCAAAAGCCATCAAAGATTTGGGGATCAAGCGAATCAATGGAAATCTGCTTCTCGATGACAGCTATTTCGATGAGACCAGATTGGGTACGAGCTGGATGTGGGATGATGAACCGTATGGGTACAGCGCCCAGATCAGTGGATTAGCCGTAAATAAAAACGTTGCGACTCTAACCGCAATCCCTGGAAAAACGGTGAACGATGCTCCCGTCCTGACCATGAACCCAGCTACTACATACATAACAGTCACAAACCAGTTGAAAACGACAGCGGGCAAGGAGAGCAATGTGCTCATTGAGCGTCCGCGCGGAAAAAATGAAATCATCGTATCCGGTACGATTGGGATGGAAGCAGCTCCTTATGCTGAAGATGTCACGATGGAAGACCCGGCTTTGTATGTGGGCGATCTATGGAAGGATCAGTTGCTGAAACAAGGGATTGCCTTACATCCGAAGACAGAAGTGAAAAAAAACGTGCTGCAAAGCGGAGTACCGCTCTATACTCACTTGTCCAAACCGTTGGGTGAGATCACGGTGGAGCTCAACAAGGATAGTGACAACTTCTATGCGGAGATGCTTGTAAAGACACTGGGCGTTACCCAGAAAGGTGAGGGGAGCTTTGAGGCAGGCAGTGAGGCGGTAGCAGACGTGATGAAGCGAGCTGGCATTGAGTCAGGCTTCCGTCAGGTAGATGGCTCGGGGTTATCGAGATTTAATATGATCACTCCGGAACAGATAATCGAAACACTCATCTTTTTGCAGGAGCAAGAATATCGAACGGAATTGGAAAAATCACTCCCAATCGCAGGAGTAGACGGCACCTTGAAAAACCGCATGAAAGGAACCGGTGCGGAAAAGAACCTGGTAGCAAAGACAGGCTCATTAAGCGGAGTCAATACCATGTCGGGTTATGTAACGGCAAAAAATGGTCATAAGCTCGCTTTTTCGATTTTGATCAACGGCATTTATAAATCGAAGTATGCAAGGGAGCTGCAGGATCGAATCGGAATTTTGTTAACAACCTACCCGGATATCGCAGCACCGGAAGGATTCAGCCCTCCAGAGAAAAAGACGTACCCACTCTCTGCTATGATCGATCCCATCCTAGATACCCCGGAAGCAGCAGGGGTAACGGCCGGAGTTATGATCAAATCGTTGGATTCAACAGGTGACCCTGTCTTATACGAACGGGATGCGGACACACTGCTTACCCCTGCTTCGAATCTGAAGCTGCTGACGACTGCCACGGCGTTGAACCAGTTTGGCTCGGATTACGTATTCAAAACGGAAGTGTATGGAGACGCCCCGATCACCTCTACAGGCATACAACAAGGCAATCTGTATGTGAAAGGATACGGTGACCCTACCTTGCACACAGAGAATGCGCTAAAAGCGCAGGAAGGTGTGTCGATTGAAAAAATAGCAGGGTGGCTCAAGCAACAAGGAATCACGCGTATCAATGGGAACCTCGTGATGGATGACAGCTACTTTGACCAACAACGGCTTGGCCTCGGCTGGGCATGGGATGACGAGAGCTACTATTACAACCCGACCATAGGGGCTCTTGCCATGAACCGTGGGACGGTCATGATCGAATTCAAGCCCGCTAACGATGCTGGAGAACCAGTGAAAATCAACGTACTTCCCAAAACGGCTTATGTGCAAGTGATCAATGAAGCCAAGACCGTACAAAAAGGCGAGGAAAATACATTTGCTATTCTGCGTGACCGTGGAACAAATACCATTCGACTGTCAGGGAACCTCCCGCTTGATCATGAAGGGGATTACGAGCGAGTCCCTGTGGAAGAGCCAGCCAAGTACGTAGGGACCGTGCTGAAAGAGACGCTGGAGCAAGAAGGAATTGCGTTTGCTCCGAAAAGCGAAGTGCTGATTCAGCCAGTTCCTCCAGCAGCAGTAAAATGGACACAATTTGAGTCACTGCCTCTAAAGGAAATCGTACAGTACCTCAATAAACGAAGTGACAATTACTACGCAGAAATGCTCCTCAAGACGCTCGGAGCTGCAAAGAAAGGGATAGGGAGTGCAGCCAATGGTGCAGAGGTCGTTCAGGAAACCGTAGCTTCGCTCGGCGGAAATACCACCTTCGACATGATGGATGGCTCAGGATTGACCCGCTACAATCTTATTTCTGCTCGGCAGATCGCATCTGTAC